A single genomic interval of Chloracidobacterium validum harbors:
- the selB gene encoding selenocysteine-specific translation elongation factor, which yields MESVVIGTAGHIDHGKTALIQALTGTNPDRLPEEQQRGMTIDLGFADLPYAGRRFAFVDVPGHERFIKTMLAGAQGIDLVLFVIAADEGVMPQTTEHLAICHLLGLSHGVVALTKSDLVTEDWLALVREDVNQLTQRTFLAGKPRLPVSAKTGAGLSKLLVELEREARQVRPRDAARPPRLPVDRVFSARGFGTVVTGTLIAGTFSVGDEVSIEPRGLAARIRGIEVHGETRSSVQAGERAALNLSPISVEDVRRGSVVTPAGRFQPTSLLDVQLEVLAAAPQPLADEARIRFHHGTSELMARVTLLDGARELAPGETGFGQLRLEAPVLALPGDRFIIRRYSPAGTLGGGVVLDGRPPRRRGRLRSVANFLSQLAEGPESRRMAFISRAGARGLTLRELAQLTGESDAELETFAQRATGLTYFVASKRLVDQSALTNFGQEVFLALEAAHREQPFQSNFPREDIRQRVAATFPTEVFQHAISQLINQGRIVADARVMRLAEHRVELSNTEAALKHRVEDLCRQAGWQPPTLAGLCRALNISPPQAQTLVRLLLAERKLYQITDFFLHVEAAEALVARLRAAYPSGATLDVGAFKTLCDLPRKFAIPLLEWLDQTNVTRRYGNTRVMI from the coding sequence ATGGAAAGCGTCGTTATCGGCACGGCCGGCCACATTGACCACGGCAAAACTGCGCTGATTCAAGCGCTCACCGGAACCAACCCAGACCGGCTCCCTGAAGAACAACAGCGTGGCATGACCATTGACTTAGGCTTTGCCGACTTGCCGTACGCCGGGCGTCGGTTTGCTTTCGTGGATGTTCCCGGCCACGAACGGTTCATCAAAACCATGCTCGCCGGCGCGCAAGGGATTGACCTAGTGCTGTTTGTCATCGCCGCCGACGAGGGGGTGATGCCACAGACCACTGAGCACCTGGCAATTTGTCACCTGCTCGGTCTGTCACATGGGGTCGTGGCGCTTACGAAATCCGATCTCGTAACGGAAGATTGGCTCGCGCTCGTCCGCGAAGACGTGAACCAGCTTACGCAACGCACCTTCCTGGCAGGCAAACCACGGCTCCCGGTCAGCGCCAAAACCGGCGCGGGCCTGAGCAAGTTGCTGGTGGAGCTTGAACGGGAAGCCCGACAAGTCCGCCCCCGGGATGCCGCGCGCCCACCCCGCCTGCCGGTTGACCGCGTGTTCAGCGCGCGGGGCTTCGGGACGGTCGTCACCGGCACGTTGATTGCTGGAACCTTCAGCGTGGGCGATGAAGTCAGCATCGAACCTAGGGGATTGGCGGCGCGAATTCGCGGAATTGAAGTTCACGGTGAAACCCGGTCGTCTGTCCAGGCCGGTGAACGAGCCGCGCTCAACCTGTCGCCCATCAGCGTCGAAGATGTCCGGCGTGGCAGTGTCGTCACCCCGGCCGGGCGCTTCCAACCAACGTCGCTGCTGGACGTCCAACTCGAAGTTCTCGCCGCCGCCCCACAGCCACTCGCCGATGAAGCCCGGATTCGTTTTCACCATGGCACGAGTGAACTGATGGCGCGTGTGACTCTGCTTGATGGCGCACGCGAACTTGCGCCGGGAGAAACCGGTTTCGGGCAACTTCGGCTCGAAGCGCCGGTGCTGGCGCTCCCCGGCGACCGGTTCATCATCCGGCGCTATTCACCGGCGGGCACACTCGGCGGCGGGGTGGTGCTCGACGGGCGGCCGCCCAGGCGGCGCGGCCGCTTACGAAGTGTAGCCAACTTCCTCAGCCAACTAGCTGAGGGACCGGAGTCACGGCGGATGGCGTTCATCAGCCGGGCCGGGGCACGAGGACTGACCTTGCGCGAGCTTGCCCAACTGACGGGCGAGAGCGACGCCGAACTCGAAACCTTTGCGCAACGCGCCACCGGGTTGACATACTTCGTGGCAAGCAAGCGACTGGTTGACCAATCCGCCCTCACCAACTTCGGTCAGGAGGTTTTCCTTGCGCTTGAAGCGGCTCACCGGGAGCAACCTTTTCAGTCCAACTTCCCCCGTGAGGACATTCGCCAGCGCGTGGCAGCGACCTTCCCGACGGAAGTTTTCCAACACGCCATCAGCCAACTCATCAACCAGGGCCGCATCGTCGCGGATGCGCGCGTCATGCGATTGGCGGAGCACCGCGTTGAGCTTTCCAACACGGAAGCTGCGTTGAAACACCGGGTGGAGGACCTCTGCCGTCAAGCCGGTTGGCAACCGCCAACGCTGGCTGGACTTTGTCGCGCACTCAATATCTCGCCTCCGCAAGCGCAAACCCTGGTGCGGTTGCTGTTAGCCGAGCGCAAGCTGTATCAAATTACCGACTTTTTTCTGCATGTCGAAGCTGCGGAAGCATTGGTTGCGCGGCTGCGCGCGGCATATCCATCCGGCGCGACGCTCGATGTCGGCGCGTTCAAGACATTGTGCGACCTGCCCCGAAAGTTTGCGATTCCACTTCTCGAGTGGCTTGATCAAACCAACGTTACACGGCGCTACGGAAACACCCGCGTCATGATTTGA
- a CDS encoding enoyl-CoA hydratase/isomerase family protein — protein MSLIQFSIEQRTAFLTLASPPLNILTLPMMREINQCLDDLGRQPSNGFQAIVIAAAPECTAFSTGISVEDHQPSTAYQTLQEFHAIYRNLRVLGKPVVGVVRGQAFGMGCELVAYCDLVIAVTTATFGQPEIRLGLYPPTASVLLPRIIGWRRATRMVLLSEVLDAAEAQRAGLVDYVVPQDQLPAKTEELLAILHGWSAPVLESARRALHTAYFHDIDAAMQAIEDQYLNQLMSYADVQEGLRAFREKRKPVWQHH, from the coding sequence ATGTCGCTCATACAGTTTAGCATCGAGCAACGGACTGCCTTTCTCACGCTGGCTTCACCACCACTCAACATTTTGACGCTCCCCATGATGCGTGAAATCAACCAGTGCCTGGATGATTTGGGAAGGCAGCCATCCAACGGTTTTCAGGCGATTGTCATCGCCGCTGCCCCGGAGTGTACGGCTTTTTCAACTGGTATTTCCGTCGAGGACCACCAGCCATCCACCGCCTATCAGACACTTCAGGAGTTTCATGCCATCTACCGAAACCTGCGCGTGCTCGGCAAGCCGGTGGTGGGGGTCGTCCGGGGGCAGGCCTTTGGCATGGGCTGCGAACTGGTCGCCTACTGCGACTTGGTCATCGCCGTGACAACGGCGACCTTTGGGCAACCCGAAATCCGCCTGGGGCTTTACCCGCCAACGGCCAGCGTCCTGCTGCCACGCATCATTGGCTGGCGACGGGCTACCCGCATGGTGCTGTTGTCAGAGGTGCTTGACGCCGCGGAAGCGCAGCGGGCAGGACTGGTGGACTATGTCGTGCCCCAGGACCAGTTGCCTGCCAAGACTGAAGAATTGCTCGCCATCTTGCACGGCTGGAGCGCGCCCGTGTTGGAATCTGCCCGGCGGGCGCTGCACACCGCCTATTTCCACGACATTGATGCCGCCATGCAGGCGATTGAAGATCAGTATCTCAACCAGTTGATGAGCTATGCCGACGTCCAGGAAGGACTGCGCGCCTTCCGTGAAAAGCGAAAGCCAGTCTGGCAACACCACTGA
- a CDS encoding cobyric acid synthase: MAAKALMVLGTASHVGKSILTAGLCRIFKQQGLRVAPFKAQNMALNSAATPDGGEIGRAQALQAEACGIPPTTDMNPILIKPASDHAAQYVVQGKVWRNLTAQDYFDFRVRELFPRVLESYARLAAQVDLIVLEGAGSPAEINLRDRDIVNMRMAHAADAACLLVGDIDRGGVFASLVGTLVLLEDADRARIRGTVINKFRGDQALLEPGLAMLEAHTQRPCVGVVPYLANLDLDEEDSVALEGRRTTARTWRDLPETPDRPLRIGVIALPSMSNFTDFDALAAEPSVALAFIEHPAEVAAADVVILPGTKQTLRDLGYLRTRGFAETLLAHARIKPLIGICGGMQMLGQRIEDPHGAEGGGTDDGLGCLPIVTILQREKCTTPAIGQLRVPTLFGRPLTCRRVTGYEIHLGTTIYATDATALFDLERATGESVRDGAVSSNGNVIGTYLHGLFDDDDFRHGFIAAIRSLRNLLPATNVRQYRLARYQRLNRLADALRISLDMAQIERWLGL; this comes from the coding sequence ATGGCAGCCAAAGCCCTTATGGTGTTGGGAACGGCCTCGCACGTCGGGAAGTCCATCCTGACGGCCGGACTGTGCCGCATCTTCAAGCAACAGGGTCTCCGGGTCGCGCCGTTCAAAGCCCAAAACATGGCGCTGAATTCGGCGGCTACCCCCGATGGGGGCGAGATCGGCCGCGCCCAAGCCCTTCAGGCCGAGGCCTGTGGAATCCCGCCAACCACCGACATGAACCCGATTCTCATCAAGCCGGCATCGGATCACGCTGCCCAGTACGTCGTCCAAGGCAAGGTTTGGCGCAACTTGACGGCGCAGGATTACTTTGATTTTCGCGTTCGGGAGCTGTTCCCGCGCGTCTTGGAAAGCTATGCCCGGCTGGCCGCACAGGTTGACCTGATCGTGCTGGAAGGCGCGGGGTCGCCGGCGGAAATCAATCTCCGCGACCGGGATATTGTCAACATGCGCATGGCACATGCCGCAGATGCCGCCTGCCTGCTGGTCGGCGATATTGACCGGGGCGGCGTCTTTGCCTCGCTGGTTGGGACGCTCGTTCTGCTTGAAGACGCCGACCGCGCCCGGATTCGGGGAACGGTCATCAACAAGTTTCGCGGCGACCAAGCCTTGCTCGAGCCGGGGCTGGCAATGTTGGAAGCGCATACCCAGCGGCCGTGCGTCGGCGTCGTGCCGTACTTGGCCAACCTCGACCTAGACGAGGAAGACAGCGTGGCGCTCGAAGGTCGCCGAACCACTGCGCGGACCTGGCGCGACCTGCCTGAGACGCCAGACCGTCCGCTGCGGATCGGCGTCATCGCCCTGCCCTCCATGTCCAACTTCACCGATTTCGACGCCTTGGCGGCCGAGCCATCGGTGGCGCTCGCCTTCATCGAGCACCCTGCCGAGGTTGCCGCGGCTGATGTCGTCATCCTACCGGGCACGAAACAAACCCTGCGCGACTTGGGCTATCTCCGCACCCGGGGATTTGCCGAAACGCTACTGGCGCACGCCAGGATAAAACCCCTGATCGGAATTTGCGGCGGCATGCAAATGCTCGGACAGCGGATTGAAGACCCGCATGGCGCCGAGGGTGGCGGCACTGACGATGGGCTTGGCTGTTTGCCCATTGTCACCATCTTGCAACGCGAAAAGTGTACGACACCAGCCATCGGGCAGTTGCGTGTGCCGACGTTGTTTGGCCGTCCTCTGACGTGCCGACGTGTCACCGGCTACGAAATTCACTTGGGAACGACCATCTATGCGACTGACGCCACGGCGCTCTTTGACCTGGAGCGCGCAACCGGCGAGTCGGTGCGGGATGGCGCGGTGTCGAGCAATGGAAATGTCATCGGAACATATTTGCACGGTTTGTTTGATGACGACGATTTCCGCCATGGCTTCATCGCTGCCATCCGTAGTCTGCGTAACTTACTTCCGGCGACGAATGTTCGACAGTACCGTCTGGCGCGATACCAACGACTCAACCGCCTGGCAGATGCGTTACGTATATCACTCGATATGGCCCAGATTGAACGCTGGCTCGGTCTTTGA
- a CDS encoding serine/threonine-protein kinase: MQLRSTRHPFTLVASTMAVLALFYTAFAVISLWRYGGSEKVFGWTVRLEADHYCLVAEDDVLRPVDGWRVMAINGDSRLSSIARDRILWLHLRDIAPDQPYTLRLAQGEASRELTLSARQRWEWSKLWQSLSYGLVSLSFAGLALFLGFLRPADRLARLAALAAFATAGIPYFRMLEPIAPLFSPFGLAIFYTVATPYPVFLALGVHFYALFPSRMGLATVWRPAIVLGYAAGAVLGLGYRWLDWATLHGKEQALRLFAQAETVFRALDELTLIYLLAGFVVLVVVVTGNYRRLTEPGDRRRIIWAVYGTLVGVVPFAVLVAVEVAFGAYRKALAANPAYQLLTVASELAPIAMPVALGYTIIRHQLFDVRVIVRRGVQYALAKQALTFFVLAPLGWLGLMAFLNADLTIRELFLENPLSIVLGLCGALGLRFRVSLQQWIDRRFFREQYDRERLLVGLLEQLQEQLSLDDLTDLVAREVAAALRPKTFRLSFLSSTVGQVTLAETQKPSRYLTLPEQSPLAAYMQLASGAQDVPLPPEVQLSPFELALLEQSQTALIVPVKNADGRLVGLMLLGEKQSEEPYSMLDRQTLQAIGAQVGVIHDNARLKAHVDRVERMRREVLARLDEQEINLVKECPVCGRCYDASVNLCVDDRAELTLSLPIERVIEGKYRLERLLGKGGMGAVYLAHDLRLERSVAVKVILGHLFGDTTALRRFEREARVAAALRHPNLVAVFDFGRTGADGAYLVMEVVQGRSLRAELRQQGGLDGYTAADWFDQVFEGVKAAHAAGIVHRDLKPENVVVCRADARQTVIKILDFGLAKAGTGDGQSITRPGMVLGTVGYMAPEQALGRETDARSDIFSLAVMLVEALTGSLPFSRQNFNTYVLAVTNQANQLALGTSPEAKHLERVLTRALSREPDTRYATVADFQTEVIPALRAYGAAHDIIRLRPKPPAQDDLPTAVPVSEANVSTQSPTQVEPTPNIKS; encoded by the coding sequence ATGCAGTTACGTTCCACCCGCCATCCCTTCACGCTGGTTGCCAGCACGATGGCTGTGCTCGCCTTGTTCTACACGGCGTTTGCCGTGATTTCGCTGTGGCGTTATGGCGGCTCGGAAAAGGTTTTTGGCTGGACGGTCCGGCTTGAAGCCGACCACTACTGCTTGGTCGCTGAAGATGATGTCCTCCGGCCGGTAGATGGTTGGCGGGTGATGGCCATCAACGGGGACTCCCGGTTGTCGAGTATTGCCCGCGACCGGATCTTGTGGCTGCACCTGCGGGACATTGCGCCAGACCAGCCTTACACGTTACGCCTGGCGCAGGGCGAAGCGAGTCGGGAACTGACGTTGAGTGCGCGCCAACGCTGGGAATGGAGCAAGTTGTGGCAGTCCCTTTCCTACGGACTGGTGAGCCTGTCGTTTGCTGGATTGGCACTCTTTCTTGGGTTTTTGCGGCCGGCAGATCGGCTAGCCCGCCTGGCGGCGCTGGCGGCATTTGCCACTGCCGGGATTCCGTACTTCCGCATGCTCGAGCCCATCGCCCCGCTGTTTTCACCGTTCGGATTGGCGATCTTTTACACGGTGGCGACGCCCTATCCGGTGTTTCTGGCGCTAGGCGTGCACTTCTACGCGCTGTTTCCTTCACGGATGGGGTTGGCTACGGTGTGGCGTCCGGCCATTGTCCTTGGCTACGCCGCCGGAGCCGTGCTGGGACTTGGGTATCGGTGGTTGGATTGGGCGACGCTGCACGGCAAAGAGCAAGCCCTGCGGCTGTTTGCTCAGGCCGAGACGGTCTTCCGGGCACTCGATGAGTTGACTCTGATCTACCTGCTGGCTGGTTTCGTGGTTCTGGTCGTCGTCGTCACTGGCAATTACCGGCGGTTGACCGAGCCGGGCGACCGCCGACGAATCATCTGGGCGGTTTATGGCACCTTGGTTGGTGTCGTTCCCTTTGCCGTTTTGGTGGCGGTTGAGGTGGCCTTTGGCGCCTACCGCAAGGCACTGGCGGCCAATCCAGCGTATCAGTTGTTGACCGTCGCCTCAGAGCTGGCACCAATTGCCATGCCGGTCGCGTTGGGCTACACCATTATCCGTCACCAGCTCTTTGATGTGCGGGTCATCGTTCGGCGCGGTGTGCAGTATGCCCTTGCCAAACAAGCGCTGACGTTTTTTGTGCTGGCCCCCCTTGGGTGGCTGGGGCTGATGGCCTTTCTCAATGCCGACTTGACCATCCGTGAGCTTTTCCTCGAAAACCCGCTTTCGATTGTGCTCGGTCTGTGTGGGGCGCTCGGCCTGCGCTTTCGCGTGTCACTGCAACAGTGGATTGACCGGCGCTTCTTCCGTGAGCAGTACGACCGTGAGCGCCTGTTGGTCGGGTTGCTCGAGCAGCTCCAGGAGCAACTTTCACTCGATGACCTAACCGACCTCGTGGCAAGGGAAGTTGCGGCGGCGCTGCGTCCAAAAACCTTTCGTCTGAGCTTTCTCTCGTCCACCGTCGGGCAGGTCACCTTGGCCGAAACCCAGAAGCCCAGTCGCTACCTGACGCTGCCGGAACAGTCCCCGCTGGCGGCCTACATGCAGTTGGCCAGTGGGGCGCAGGATGTCCCCCTGCCGCCCGAAGTGCAACTCAGCCCCTTCGAGCTGGCGCTCCTCGAACAGTCCCAGACGGCGTTGATTGTTCCGGTAAAAAACGCCGACGGACGGTTGGTGGGCCTAATGTTGCTCGGCGAGAAGCAATCTGAAGAGCCTTATTCCATGCTTGACCGTCAAACGCTGCAAGCCATCGGCGCGCAAGTTGGCGTCATTCATGATAACGCGCGTCTCAAGGCGCATGTTGACCGCGTTGAGCGGATGCGCCGTGAGGTCTTGGCGCGTTTGGATGAGCAGGAAATCAATCTTGTCAAAGAGTGCCCCGTGTGCGGCCGGTGCTATGACGCCAGCGTCAACCTGTGCGTGGATGACCGGGCGGAGCTTACCTTATCGCTCCCCATCGAACGGGTTATCGAAGGCAAGTACCGGCTTGAACGCCTTCTGGGCAAAGGCGGTATGGGCGCGGTGTACTTGGCTCATGACCTACGGCTTGAGCGTTCGGTTGCGGTCAAGGTGATCCTAGGGCATCTGTTTGGCGATACAACCGCGCTGCGGCGCTTTGAACGTGAGGCGCGGGTCGCTGCCGCGCTGCGCCACCCCAACCTTGTGGCCGTGTTTGACTTTGGACGAACCGGGGCCGATGGGGCCTACTTGGTCATGGAGGTCGTTCAGGGACGGTCGCTACGGGCGGAGTTGCGTCAGCAAGGTGGGCTGGATGGATACACCGCTGCCGACTGGTTTGACCAAGTCTTCGAGGGGGTCAAGGCGGCGCATGCCGCTGGCATCGTCCACCGGGACCTGAAGCCTGAAAATGTTGTTGTATGCCGAGCCGACGCGCGCCAAACCGTCATCAAAATTCTCGACTTTGGATTGGCTAAAGCCGGCACAGGCGATGGGCAGAGCATTACACGTCCTGGCATGGTCCTGGGAACGGTTGGGTACATGGCCCCAGAACAAGCACTGGGGCGCGAAACCGATGCCCGCAGCGACATTTTCTCCCTGGCGGTGATGCTGGTTGAGGCCCTGACGGGGAGCCTGCCGTTTTCACGCCAAAACTTCAACACCTATGTCCTTGCCGTCACGAACCAAGCGAATCAGTTGGCGCTTGGGACAAGCCCAGAAGCTAAACACCTGGAGCGCGTACTGACCCGCGCGCTCTCCCGTGAGCCGGATACTCGCTATGCCACCGTCGCGGACTTTCAAACCGAAGTTATCCCGGCATTACGCGCCTATGGGGCTGCCCATGACATCATCAGGCTCAGACCCAAGCCACCGGCTCAGGATGATCTGCCCACCGCCGTGCCAGTTTCTGAGGCCAATGTCTCGACCCAGTCGCCGACCCAGGTTGAACCTACGCCAAACATCAAATCATGA
- a CDS encoding SGNH/GDSL hydrolase family protein translates to MTGRGVRRPALGSQPWRLWIGACLCLVLLVGCRSVPTAHPLSAGDMTSKDASAMRYLALGDSYTIGEGVADSERFPEQLCAALRRQGRTVAPPQVIARTGWTTDELTAAIAADRPSGTFDLVTLLIGVNDQYRRRTPEEYRPQFRAVLAQAVEFAGGRAARVIVISIPDWCVTPFAAAQHRQDEGSSIDQFNAVNREEALAVGAHYVEVTSISRRAAQDRSWLAADGLHPSGRMYAAWVEALLPVVLGT, encoded by the coding sequence ATGACCGGCCGGGGAGTGAGGCGGCCGGCGCTGGGTTCCCAACCGTGGCGGCTGTGGATTGGCGCGTGCCTGTGCCTCGTCCTGCTGGTTGGCTGTCGTTCCGTCCCGACCGCGCACCCCCTATCCGCCGGGGATATGACATCAAAGGATGCGTCTGCCATGCGTTATTTGGCCCTGGGGGATTCCTACACGATTGGCGAAGGCGTTGCCGATTCGGAACGCTTTCCCGAACAGCTTTGCGCTGCGCTGCGGCGGCAGGGGCGCACCGTGGCTCCGCCGCAAGTCATTGCGCGCACCGGGTGGACAACCGATGAACTCACCGCCGCCATAGCTGCCGACCGTCCATCCGGGACGTTTGATCTGGTGACATTGCTCATCGGCGTCAACGATCAGTACCGGCGACGGACGCCAGAAGAGTACCGTCCGCAGTTTCGCGCGGTGCTTGCTCAAGCCGTTGAATTTGCGGGCGGCCGGGCAGCGCGCGTGATCGTCATCTCGATTCCAGATTGGTGCGTGACGCCCTTTGCCGCCGCGCAACACCGCCAGGATGAAGGTTCGAGCATTGACCAGTTCAACGCCGTCAACCGCGAAGAAGCCCTGGCCGTTGGAGCGCATTATGTGGAGGTCACCTCGATTTCCCGGCGCGCGGCCCAGGATCGGTCTTGGCTGGCGGCGGATGGGTTGCACCCATCGGGCCGGATGTACGCCGCGTGGGTTGAAGCCCTGCTGCCGGTTGTGTTGGGAACGTAG
- a CDS encoding YifB family Mg chelatase-like AAA ATPase, with product MALFKTFGAAVFGIDAHLVQVEVHLTPHGGESQPIVTMVGLPDAAVRESRERIRAAITNCGYLFPNQRVTVNLAPADLRKEGSGFDLPIAVGVLGAMGDIRNRHVPDTLFVGELSLDGQVRPVKGALSMALKARESGQARMILPRDNAPEAAVVSGVATYPVDSLADVIALLERDTLPAPFTVDTNALLATPTDGSADFRDIRGQLHVRRAIEVACAGGHNILMIGPPGSGKTMLARRIPTVLPPLTFEEALDVTRIHSVAGLTQGQGMVCERPFRNPHVTVSDAGLIGGGATPRPGEVSLSHHGVLFLDELPEFDRNALEVLRQPLEDGKVTISRAAMSLTFPARFMLAAAMNPCPCGFFNDPTRECKCTPVQIQRYVAKISGPLLDRIDIHVNVPAVRFQELVSDVPGEDSATIRARVIRAREIQLGRFKARDNAKPTVFCNAHMPPRALRRYCQLDAAGSRMLETAIARLGLSARAYDRILKVSRTIADLEGATGIAAHHVAEAIQYRSLDRSYWQ from the coding sequence ATGGCGCTTTTCAAGACGTTTGGCGCGGCTGTCTTTGGCATTGACGCGCATCTTGTACAAGTGGAAGTTCACCTGACGCCGCACGGTGGTGAAAGTCAACCCATTGTCACCATGGTTGGCTTGCCGGACGCGGCGGTTCGGGAAAGCCGTGAGCGCATCCGGGCCGCCATCACCAACTGTGGTTATCTGTTTCCTAACCAACGGGTCACGGTCAACCTCGCCCCGGCCGACTTGCGCAAGGAAGGCTCCGGTTTTGATTTACCGATTGCGGTCGGCGTCTTGGGTGCAATGGGCGACATCCGCAACCGACATGTCCCCGATACCCTCTTTGTCGGTGAGCTTTCACTGGATGGACAGGTGCGCCCGGTCAAAGGCGCGCTCTCGATGGCGCTCAAAGCGCGCGAAAGCGGCCAGGCGCGGATGATTCTCCCGCGTGATAATGCCCCGGAGGCTGCTGTCGTCAGTGGCGTGGCAACGTACCCGGTTGACTCACTCGCCGATGTCATTGCTTTGCTGGAACGTGACACCCTGCCGGCCCCCTTCACGGTAGATACAAACGCCTTGCTGGCAACGCCCACGGATGGCAGTGCCGACTTTCGGGACATTCGCGGGCAACTCCACGTTCGACGGGCCATCGAGGTCGCTTGCGCTGGCGGACACAACATCTTGATGATTGGACCGCCCGGCTCAGGCAAAACCATGCTCGCTCGGCGGATTCCGACCGTCCTGCCGCCGCTGACCTTCGAGGAAGCACTGGATGTCACACGCATTCACAGTGTCGCCGGATTGACGCAGGGCCAGGGCATGGTGTGCGAGCGTCCCTTTCGCAACCCACACGTCACGGTTTCCGACGCCGGCCTCATCGGCGGGGGGGCGACCCCGCGTCCGGGCGAAGTCAGCCTGTCGCACCACGGCGTGCTCTTCCTCGATGAACTCCCAGAGTTTGACCGCAACGCGCTGGAAGTGCTCCGCCAGCCACTCGAAGACGGCAAAGTGACGATTTCACGCGCGGCCATGTCGCTGACGTTTCCGGCGCGGTTTATGTTGGCGGCAGCAATGAACCCTTGTCCCTGTGGCTTTTTCAACGATCCAACGCGCGAATGCAAATGTACGCCGGTTCAAATCCAACGCTACGTTGCCAAAATTTCCGGCCCGCTGCTTGACCGGATTGACATCCATGTGAATGTCCCGGCCGTCCGGTTTCAGGAGCTGGTCAGTGACGTGCCGGGCGAAGACTCGGCGACGATTCGGGCGCGCGTCATACGCGCCAGAGAAATCCAGCTTGGACGCTTCAAAGCCCGCGACAATGCCAAGCCGACTGTATTCTGCAATGCCCACATGCCGCCCCGCGCACTTCGCCGCTACTGTCAGTTGGACGCCGCCGGCTCGCGCATGTTGGAAACCGCCATAGCCCGGCTGGGTCTGTCGGCGCGCGCTTATGACCGCATCCTGAAAGTCAGTCGGACCATAGCTGACCTTGAGGGCGCAACTGGCATTGCTGCCCATCATGTGGCTGAGGCCATTCAGTACCGCAGCCTTGACCGGAGCTATTGGCAGTGA
- a CDS encoding RNA-binding S4 domain-containing protein produces the protein MRLDLFLKVSRLVPRRTVAQNLCDVGAVLVNDLPAKSSRSIKAGDCLTLRLGKRQIVVRVVNVPETKCVKTPTALYERISEAPIEHVF, from the coding sequence ATGCGATTAGACCTGTTTCTCAAAGTCAGCCGCCTGGTGCCACGCCGAACCGTGGCGCAGAATCTATGCGATGTCGGGGCCGTCCTGGTCAACGACCTGCCGGCCAAAAGCTCGCGTTCCATCAAAGCCGGCGACTGCCTGACCCTTCGTTTAGGCAAGCGGCAAATTGTCGTTCGGGTGGTGAACGTGCCGGAGACGAAATGCGTCAAAACGCCGACGGCGCTCTATGAACGGATTTCTGAAGCGCCAATCGAACATGTCTTTTAG
- a CDS encoding thioesterase family protein produces the protein MLSIGQTEHVTYTVTKEDTAHGLSFAWKDERYRDAYLDVFATIRMIALMELACGRLLESVQQPGELSVGVEVNVTHLAPTPVGATVTATATYLGFDGKLHRFRVEAFDPAGKIGAGDHARAIVQVERLLAGAQKRLMTR, from the coding sequence ATGCTTTCTATCGGACAAACCGAACATGTCACCTACACCGTGACAAAGGAAGATACCGCGCACGGCTTATCGTTTGCCTGGAAAGATGAGCGATACCGTGACGCCTACCTTGATGTCTTCGCTACGATTCGGATGATTGCGCTCATGGAGCTAGCCTGCGGACGACTGCTTGAAAGCGTGCAACAACCAGGCGAGCTTTCCGTTGGCGTGGAGGTGAATGTGACGCACTTGGCGCCGACCCCGGTCGGCGCGACCGTTACCGCAACCGCAACTTACCTTGGCTTTGATGGTAAGCTACATCGCTTTCGGGTCGAAGCCTTTGATCCGGCTGGTAAAATCGGGGCAGGCGACCATGCCCGCGCCATTGTCCAGGTGGAACGCCTCCTGGCCGGGGCGCAGAAACGCTTGATGACACGGTAA